CGCTGTCTTGTGAGAGACCAGGCTATTGAAATTGTCTCATCACGtggcatccggtaaaggcgctccgcatggagtgatggatgcgccctatagcctggagattgctggtttgagtccaggttatgccatcgCTGATCGTGGTTGGGAGTTCCctgggggcggcgcacaattggctgagcaccgcctGGGTGGGGAGGCAGGGTAATCCTTGGTTTGTCGTGCACCAGCGACTCtggtggccgatagggcacctgcaggtctgcagtggagccattcagatctgtgttgtcctctggcactatgggtctggtggcttcactgtagaCGTGCAGTGCGAAGAGAGCTTGGCAGGACacctttgtatttttatttatttatttatttctataaattGTCTCATCACAAATGCATAAGCAAACACAAGATTTCAATGTGCATACAGcaatataatatttcatttttctttacaatatttaAGAAATGCCTGCCCCCTTCCCCTGGCACTGTCCTTGTCCCCTCTAACAGCATATTGAAATCGCAATGAGCCATAATCTTAAAATAGCAAAACAGTGTCACCCTGTAATTGGGGCACACTGCATTATATAAGTGTAGTTCACGTCCTATCCCTAACAAACTAGGACAGAACAACAGAGCAGTGCTCCTCAGCCCCTGGACCTCACGGAAGCTTTGAGATTTAAGCAGAGGGACTGTCAATGATAATTGCAGGACTCTGATCTCGTGCTTCTACAGGGACTGTTTCATTGCTGGTTCTACAGTATGGGGTAACGGTGGTgttgctgttctgtgtgttttccAGTTAACGATGAATGACTTCAGTGTGCACCGGATCATTGGTCGAGGGGGCTTTGGGGAGGTGTATGGCTGCAGGAAAGCAGACACTGGAAAAATGTAAGTTTCCCTTCAGTTTGTTAACATGCCATTTAACACAgggattcccattgcatagcagttagaaCAGAGTTTTGCATGAGCTTACCTAGCTCTTCAGCAAGGTAACCTCAGTTTTTCAAGGCAGGGTCAGGTTGCAGGCGCTGTGATGTGTGCTGTTGATTTTGTAGGTACGCCATGAAGTGTCTGGACAAGAAGAGGATCAAGATGAAGCAGGGCGAGACACTGGCTCTGAACGAGAGGATCATGCTGTCCCTCGTCAGCACAGGGGTGAGTGCAGGGACACCTGGATCTTAGGGTGTAACACTGGGGAAAGCAAGACAGACAGGCACAGATAGACTGATTAGATGGATACACAGTTTGGTTGAAATATGACTTCCTTCCCTTCAGATCAGAAACACTGCAGCCTGTATCCCAGTCCAGGGCTGCAGACCAGCCTCCTCGCACTGTGCTTTAATTCCGGGTGACAGCGGGACAGGGCAGTGGAAGGCCAAGCTGGTATTAAAGCATTCCTTGCCTGCTTCCCACATGGATTTTAATTTCTCTTGCCAGTTTTCTAGATGGGGCTGGAAAAAAGAAGGGGGATTATAATTTGGCAGTTCGGTGGGTGAGGCAAGGTGTTCTAGTGGGTACATGCCCCCAGTAAAAACAAGATCTTGttgaaatgcatgctgttttcACAAGTCTATTTGCTAAGTGCTCTGGATGTTTGAGACGCTGGAGTCCTGAGATTCCAGGCTGCTTGCTGTAGCTGGCCAGCTATGTTctgtaatgtaaagtgttttgcCCTGACCGGCCTCTGCTCTGCCCCCTTCCTCCCAGGACTGCCCCTTCATCGTGTGCATGACCTACGCCTTCCACACGCCGGACAAGCTGTGCTTCATCCTCGACCTCATGAACGGTAAGACCCGGGGGTCAGGGCAGCCTGTAGTAATCGCCGTTCTCTGATTCATCTTTACAGAAAACAGGGAACGCTTTACTGAAGATAATTAAAGATACAACgtgttgtttgtttccttttcaagGCTAGAAAATGCACCTTTGACTGTTTTAAAACCCCCAGGTTGCTGGGTGTCAGCCTGTGTGAGTGGCGGTGTCTGACTCCCTCTccctgtgtgtttgcttgcagGGGGGGACCTGCACTATCACCTGTCCCAGCACGGGGTCTTCTCTGAGAAGGAGATGAGGTTCTACGCAGCAGAGATCATCCTGGGGCTGGAGCACATGCACAACAGATTCGTGGTCTACCGGGACCTTAAGGCAAGTCCTGCTGACACCAagccttccttccttccttccttccttccttctgcATCAGTTTAACCCCTGGGGTGCTCAGCAGTGGGCTCTCCGAGTGTCTCGGCAAAGTGACATTTCTACAGTGCCTTTCATGACGAACCCGGGCGCTACTGCatcaatactgtaataataataataattattattattaaggaacTACTTTGAGTTTGTTCATTAAGTGAGTGCTACTTTTCTGTCTCTTCCAGCCTGCGAACATCCTGTTGGACGAGCACGGTCACGTCAGGATATCTGACCTGGGTCTGGCCTGTGATTTCTCCAAGAAGAAGCCTCACGCCAGCGTGTGAGTACTGACACTGCACCCTGTCTGTAGTGAGAGGAAACCCCATCCCCTTTAACTCAGAACTACATGATTGCAGTCCTCTGCCTTTGATATTGCACACTGGCACTGTAACTAGGGGTGCTGGGTTCTGTTGAATTTCCTAGACGTTTCACAAATTTTGGCAACCAATTAAAAAGTTGACATGACAATCAAAACATGACAAGCACTCCAATCGGAGTGCTGTTACTTCTTAATGCTAAACTGCTATATTAATGTGGATGAGTATGTTTGTGTATATGGAGTAATAACCCTGCACACATCCTACAATACAAACTCTACAGCAGACCTCTATTTGACATCATTGACAGTGCTTAGTTGTTTAGGATATACCGATTTGACTCTAAGCTATTAACTGTAACAGGCATGATAGCGTTTCAATTTCAAGGCAGTGGAgcaggcattgaaagagtcgcTTGTGGAACAGTGTTCCTCTGAATAAGAAGCTGCTGTGCTTTCGCTCCTGTTGTCTGAGGGAGTGTTAAGGCGCTGGGTGAATGATTAACCCtgcttgtgtgtgttctgttggCAGCGGCACACATGGGTACATGGCTCCAGAGGTGCTCCAGAAAGGCACGGCCTACGACAGCAGCGCCGACTGGTTCTCGCTCGGCTGCATGCTCTTCAAGCTGCTGCGAGGGTGAGTCGCTCCTGCTCCGATTCATTCCTCCTCTGTAGGCAGGGCTCACATGGGGGACATGTCTCctgcacactgcagcagcccTAACACTTTGATTTCTCAATAATGTGTTCGTATTAGCACAAGCAGTCTCTACAAATACCCAGTGGAAACACCAATCAACTGAGCCAGCGTTGGGGCGCAATGCATTGTGGGTGATctcaagcagagaggagagagcagagcctgttagtgaagaacactgtgtttatttttaattgtattactatattccccagctacagaaactgcacccccccacacacttttAAAACCAAAGTTATGTCGCTGCCTCCCACCAATCGTGGCCGTGCTGCTTTTTGGGTGGTTTAAGTACAAGCTTGTACATACTGTTCTGTAGTGCATGGTATACATTCAAGTCAcagcctcccagtctctcagctgtAACCTCCTGGCCACACTTTCATGCCCTTCCTAGTCCCTGAGATCAGTGTTGGCATGTTTGTTGGTTTTGATGTTTTCATCTAAAGGGCAGTTGGGTCTGATCCAGGGGAGCAGCAGGGCGGGCTGGCTGTGTCGCAGGCATTCTCTGGGGGGACGACTCATTGATGTTGGAGAGCCTTGAAGTTTTGTTAAGAGCTAAAAGTCAGAGTAACTGGGCACATCAAAGTAGGAGAgctgggagaggggaggggggggctgCTTGTGCAAACAGAACCAGACTCTTTGTTGGTAGCCTGGTGGATTTAACCTCTTAATGCTCAAAGACCATGAGCTATGTGAGGTGTCGTGATCAGTAGAGGTTTATGCCACAAGCTGAATAAGATACTAGTTAAAAATCACAGTGGACAAACAAGGGCACAGGTGGAATAAGACCCAGGAGTGAATGCAGGGTTCTTGTGGTCAGGATTGAGATGCAGTAAGACTCAGGAGTGAATGCAGGGTTCTTGTGGTCAGGATTGAGATGCAGTAAGATCCAGGAGTGAATGCAGGGTTCTTGTGGTCAGGATTGAGATGCAGTAAGACTCAGGAGTGAATGCAGGGTTCTTGTGGTCAGGATTGAGATGCAGTAAGACTCAGGAGTGAATGCAGGGTTCTTGTGGTCAGGATTGAGATGCATTAGCCTGCCTGTCACTGTCCCTGACTCTTCATGACCTTCAAGCACAAAACAAGCCCTTAAGAGCAGCCGTGCAGGAAGCTGTGGAGCCGAGGCAGTCTTCACTGAGCCTGGTTATTCCCCCGCTGTGTTCAGTGGAAATAAGGAGATAGAAATAAATAAGAGCTTGTGTTTCTGTGTTCCTCCTGCAGTCACAGTCCTTTTCGGCAGCACAAAACCAAAGACAAGCATGAGATTGACCGCATGACTCTCACAATGGTAAGGAAACGGTCCAgacatgctgttttattttactgttatttttttcttgcctTTTAGTCcaatattaataaacaatgcaATATTATTGAAAGTCTTGTAGTATGGGGTAGCAGAGAATTGCCTACATTTAAAGTGGATTTCTTCGATGCACTCTTTTAGATAAAGGGGTTCACCTGTACTTTTTATTTCCAGTTTAGTTGAATTGTGCGGGGCAGGCTAGTTAGTTATCAAGGCAGGTTTTGCCGTGCTAGCGGGTGTTGGATAGTATTTGTAGCCGGCCCTGTGCTTTGCCCCTCAGAATGTGGAGCTGCCGGACTCGTTCTCCCCGGAGCTGAAGTCTCAGCTGGAGGGCCTCCTGCAGCGGGATGTGACTAAGAGGCTGGGCTGCCTGGGCCGGGGGTGAGTCTGCCTGCACTGCGCTGATGAAGGGATGAGgcctggttgtgtttccacacacctgagTCTGCACCATTTGAACATTTCGTTAGAGTTTTGCCTCCTCACGCTTTTTGGATCCAGATTTATTAttccaaatgtgtgtgtgtttttttttctattgaaacaAGTTTGTTCTTGGGAATGCTTGATTTGCACCATTTTGTTTAACAGTACATCCtcttaaaacacacaacaacaaagcAATTAGAAACCAGAAGACTGTAATACATGGCAACTAAGCAGCACAGTCTGTAGCACTGCACCCTCTGGTGCAGAGGAGGAAGATTACAGGCATTGCACAGCATTGCTGTTCCATGCATGCACTGGCAGTGCAGCTTCCCCTTTTTCTTTGAAATACCGTACAGCTGCATTTGGGGTTCAGACATTGACTGTTCCTCTGTTGTCTCCTGCAGAGCCCATGAAGTGAAAGAGCACCCTTTCTTCAAAGGGATTGACTGGCAGCAAGTCTATTTACAGAAGGTGATCTCTTTATTTACTCTCATAGATGTACTTCCTTATCTGCTTAATTGTTTACCTCTGGTGTGTGGCCTCCCTCTGCTGCAGTtcctccgtgtgtgtgtgtgtgttttgtgggttCTCTTCTCCGTGTTGATTGTttgctctctttctctgtctgctCCAGTACCCTCCGCCTTTGATCCCTCCCCGAGGAGAGGTGAACGCTGCTGATGCCTTCGACATCGGCTCCTTCGACGAGGAAGACACCAAAGGCATCAAGGTATCCAGCTCCCTCTCTCTGCTCCTTGTCCCCACACTCTCTTGTGTCCACcactgtctcactgtctctctctgtggTTCAGCTGCTGGACAGCGATCAGGAGCTCTATAAGAACTTCCCACTGGTGATCTCGGAGCGCTGGCAGCAGGAAGTGGCAGAGACGGTGTACGAGGCAGTGAATGCCGACACAGAAAAGAACGAGGCGAGGAAGCGCGCCAAGAACAAGCAGCTGGGCCACGAGGAGGGTGAGTGCACTGCACACAGCGCCCTCTATCTCGCCGGTGGGGGTACTGCACCAGCCAGTGCTGCGGCCAGTAGGAACAGACGACACAGTTCCCTACTGGACTCGAGTGTGGGCAAGAGGACCGTCAAGCTCAGACCTGGATTTTTAGAAAGACGGGTCTGTGTTGTTAATGAGACGAGCATGGTATTTCTGCTACTTTTGGTATGTACTGAAATTGCCCCGTGTCCCTGCTCTAGACTACGCACTGGGGAAGGACTGCATCATGCACGGCTACATGCTGAAGCTGGGAAACCCCTTCCTGACGCAGTGGCAGCGGCGATACTTCTACCTGTTCCCCAACCGCGTGGAGTGGAGGGGTGAGGGCGAGTCGCGGGTAAGTCAGGCTCACTCAGCACACAGTATAAtcctgcagtgcagtgcagtcctcATTCCCTTTTCTTAATAAGCATGGAAGTAGGAGATTTGGCATGCTCACTCACTGGGGAGGGCAGTTCACTGATCCCACCCCACCTGTCTccgtatctctctctctctccgcaaGTCACTGCccatttatatgtgtgtgtgttcatcactttttgtatgtgtgcatgtctcatctctttattttaaacacagaataagtTAGCATTAAAATAATCAGGTAATTGTCTCATTCATGGTTTCAATACACTTTACCACTGAACATTACAAGTTCCCCAAGAGTTTTATTACACTCCCCTGTTGCACTTTGAAAGCAGATTGCAGTAAAACAACTAAACCACCTagaccctccccctccccagacCCAACTAGTGCATCCTTTCCCTGGCCAGTTGACCAGCCTGCTCCCTGATTGCAGGCCGTGTTGACTCTCCGGTGGTGTACTCTCACCAGCTCCAGGTCTTTGTGGATAATGTGTAGCTCACTGTTGAGAATGAATGCGAGTGCTCTTGTTTCTATTTCTCTGTTTAGGAGCCCTGGATTATCTATAAAAAGCGTAAACTGGTAAGGAGCTGTCGATGCAATAGCATTCTCACCAGGGCATGCTATAGCTGTCTACTGAGTGTGGGGATGTCTTGGTGCATTGTTGCTGGGAGGGAGGGATACATGCTGGCTGTACATGTGTTATGCAGTGTGCCCTCTGTGTTTCCCTATCTGACTTGCACATTGTAAATCGGGAGGCATCAAGGGCAGGGAATCAGTGGAGGGCCCTCACACAGTGAGCTGTAGCACATGCCAACGTGACCTGACTGAATTTGTGAGCCATCAAATCGTGAAATAACAAGGGGGCACTGTATACTAAAATAGAGCAATCAGGCGGGTAGAATTAGCATTTCTGAAAGCATTACAGATGAAGTACTTGAAAGCTTAACGGCATTGCGGAGCGTGCCAGTGGAACATTCATTCCATAATTGTCTGGTACATTATTCCAGTAGATCAGCTTGGTCTTAAAACGaaagaaactaaaatatacagcTGACAGCTGGATGGCCTTCAAGTTAGAGAATGGTGAtgtatttaaatctgtgtttaaacagtaaatacacaAAGCAATATAGACGAGAAGCCTGTTGGTAGAATGCAATAGGTCAGAGAAGTTGAGGATTGGGTTTGGAATCCCATCCCTTGCCAAACCCTCACATGTGTCCCTGTGTGTGGAATGGTCCTTGTGGATAAGGATGCACCGCTGAGCAGCCAGTACCTAGAGGAGCACTGCCACCTTGTGTGCACATTGCGCTGTTGCAGAGTCTCGAGATGCTGAAGTGATGTTACATGAAAAGATGAAGGCatgagagaggtctgcagattaTGAAGAGCTTCTGTAAGACATGTGAACACATAATCAACCCGCCCTGCAGATACTGGCATTCAGCTGCAGAACATGGGATTTAGAGGCTAGAATGCATTTGTTAATTCTGACATCCTTTTGTGTTGCGTTAGTTTGCATCGTTTTCATTTGATTTCCACACTCAGTGTGCCTGTTCCCCATCTCCCTGCTGCGTCCTGCTTTGTCCTTGTATCCCATCTTGCCCCAAAGGTGACCTGAATAAGCGATTGTGTTGCAGGTTGATATCAGGACAGCAATAATCAGAATGAGTTTATAAATGCAGCGTTACAATCGGCCGGCAGGTGGAGACCAATTGCTTTTGCAGCTGAACAAATAGATTTATGCCTTGCTTCCATTGGCCCATTGTTTCTTTAGTCCAATCCTCGGGTGAGTGTGTGTAGTCcgggtttttgtttcaaccagggaTGTATTCTAAGGAACGTGGAAATCGCTCTGAACAAtatcattaaaaacacagataGATATTTCAGTACAGTATGTGGTAGCAGGTTGAAACCGAAACCTGGCCTGTCCAATAATCTGAGAATTGGGATTGGAGGAATACTGTGTTAGGCAAAGTATAGTACCATatcagtgtttgtgtgtctccATCTAAAGTGATACCGAAGGGGAACTGTGCCAGTACTGGGCTAGTGTACAGCAGTTTATCATCTggaacaggggtggccaaccccggtcctggagagcctcagggtGTCCTGGTTTTTGTATTACCCCAGCCTCTTAATCATGCTTTAATGATTGGGCTTAATTGGTCaaaattactgttttgttatttagcaattgatgatttagagctacctacaaaacctgcaggattgagCCTCTCCAGGAACATGGGTTGGCCATTCCTGATCTAGAACTATCTTCTCATGAGGGAAGACAATAGttacaaatataaatgaaatacaagGCAACTACATTGTGACTCCTAAAACTgcccctaaaaaaataaaataaattcttcaAATGCATCAGTAAAAACAAGCTGCTTTTTTGAGTCCACTTTGCCAGTACAGGTATCAGTTCCAGTGAAAACGAGGGATAAGAGGACTGAGGGATCCTGGAGCTGAAACCCCAGCTCCtcccctgactcgctgtgtgaccttgGGGCAGCTCGCACGCCCCGCACCCCTAGTGAGACCAGACCATGCATCTCTGCTGGGCTGCTAAATAAACtgaatgacaaataaatgaaTGAGTGAACTGCCAATAAGAAGTCATGGTGGCTCGTGTCTCTGTGTGCCAGCTCTCTGCAACCCCAAAGACCGTTTCCAgcgccgctgctgctgctgctgccccccCACTGCGGCTAAATCTCCAATTCTAAGACCCAGAGTGCCCTGAAGAGTGCAGCTGCGCGCTGAGAAACGGCTGCAGCCCACTTGAGATGTTCTGGCCCTGGAACCCCAGCGGGCCCTGCTGGATTGTTACACTGTCCGATTCAAACCAAGCAGTAacgcttttgttttctttctaattgCCAGCAAAACTTGCTAACGATGGAGCAGATCGTGTTGGTGGAGGACTCGCAGATTAAAGACAAGAAGTGCATCTTGTTACGGATTAAAGGAGGGAAGCAGTTTGTCCTGCAGTGTGAGGTAAGGAGCGCTGGctgtggtgtggtgcagtgctGGATGGGTACTGCAGAGGCAAGGTCCGTCTGTCTGTAAAAGAAAAATGCACTAGTAGTGTAACACAACCAATAagaaaccactttttaaaactgttttcatttCATGAAAGTGGTGCAGATTGTTCACCGGTGGCTTGGAAAATAGGGGCGTTCCTTCTACCCCATTGTGCTCGAAGGTGCTGACTTCTGTGCCTTGTCTTTGCAGAGCGACCCCGAGTTCGTGCAGTGGAAGAAGGAGCTGACCGAGGCCTTCACTGAGGCTCAGAAGCTGCTGCGTCGAGCCCCCAAGGTGATCAGCAAGACCCGCACAGCCATGGTGGAGCTTTCCAAACCCCCACTCACCCACCGGAACAGCAACGGCCTCTAGAGAGGGGAGACCGAGAGAGTCTGGAGaggggagagcgagagaggaggagctgctgctgtcgTCATCAGGAGACTCCGATATCACCTCATTCGTgtagttttatttagttatttgttcAACAAGTCTTAAAGCAAATCAGCAGCAGCAACACCATCAACAACAATGACAAAGCAAAAGACAAGGATGTGTGTAAATATTTGCTGACATCGGAAGATTCGGATGTGGTGTTTCTCTCCCTGGACTGGGGGAGGCTTTTAAAGACTGCCACGGGACTGTCTTTGCCcgtgctgtgttactgtgtaATGGAGCTGGTGCCGTCCTACCAGGAGTAGGTCGGCACTGCCACAGCGTAGCTTATTATCCCCTCCCCCCTCTTCAAGCACCTTTACGGGTCAGTGTACGTGCCCCACCCCCTGATGGTTCATATCGGAGGTGTTGGTGGATAGGGGTAAGCGGATCAGCAGTGGGAATGCTTTGTTTGCCCACCAGGGCGGCCTTTGAAAGCAGCTTGTGGCaatgattgattttttaaaaaaaaaatttgttttaaattcttttttttttttttttattttttaacaaatgcaccatttaaaaaaaaaaaaaaaaaaaaaaaagcaaaaaaaaagttcaaacctacttgattctttttttttttccccttaaaaaaaaatatatatataaatcgatCTGAATCATAAAAATTGAAAGCGACCCTGGGGGTGGTGGtccgtgtatgtgtgtgtgtttgtttctgcgaGGCGtagcggctgctgctgctgcgtctccacccacccccacccatcTCTCTCCTTGCTGAGGAACGCTCTCTTTGCACTTTCTACCCAAAACTTTGGGCAATGCTTTTTCTTATGGTTACATATCAGTCCTAACTAATGCACCTGGCAGTATCTTTGATCTGCACTGGCTTGGCGTGGTCGAGAAGCGACTGCTGCCTACTCTCCTGTCTGCTTGTACTGCTCATCCTGTCGCATGACTGAGGACAGAGACCCCCATTCCCGGACAcaaccaaaccaaaaaacaacctCATCCGCAGCCTCGTGAAGACAGCTGCCTCTCTGCCCCCGAATACTGTACTGAGGGGTGGGCTGCACTATGAGACTGTGCTGGGTGTTGAATGGGGTAGAAGCTGTAGGCTTTGCTGGCTGGACTGTGTCATAATAGGAAGGGTGGGGGGTGCTGGTTATTTGCTGGAATGTACCACAATGAGAGCTTTTGGGAGAGGGTGTTGATTGTTCACAGTGTTTCTTTATCAGAGTAGGTGGGGGCAATGTTTCATCATCCTTTCACCACAATGTGCAAAAGTGCCATGGGCCTTGAACCTGAGACAATATCTTTCTTTGAATATTCCAGCGAAGGTGTACATAATGTTCGAAGACTGCAGGGATGCATTGCGACAACGCAAGAAAGCCAGTGTGGTTAGCATTCAGGGGTTCCTGTAGCCTCAtaggtctttttttttggtttagtaaGACAGGAGCATAAAAGCGTGTGCAAGTGTATAGTGTTCATATTTATCCTGTAATTGTAGTTAGAATAAAACCTTGATGTATTTGATGAATCTAAATTTGGAAGAGAACATGAGAGATCCATGTTGGGAGACACCAAGCCCACCCAGGACAGACCCTGCTTTTAGAGCCTTCTCTGCACCTTCGGCAATCTGCATGAATTCAAACCATGTTTTAACCACTGCACTCCATTAGCCCAGCGTATTAACATCAGTAAGCCCCTCCAAGGACTGCACTTGT
The nucleotide sequence above comes from Polyodon spathula isolate WHYD16114869_AA chromosome 58, ASM1765450v1, whole genome shotgun sequence. Encoded proteins:
- the LOC121307722 gene encoding beta-adrenergic receptor kinase 2, coding for SRSLLSSCFSYSDKFTRFCQWKNVELNIHLTMNDFSVHRIIGRGGFGEVYGCRKADTGKMYAMKCLDKKRIKMKQGETLALNERIMLSLVSTGDCPFIVCMTYAFHTPDKLCFILDLMNGGDLHYHLSQHGVFSEKEMRFYAAEIILGLEHMHNRFVVYRDLKPANILLDEHGHVRISDLGLACDFSKKKPHASVGTHGYMAPEVLQKGTAYDSSADWFSLGCMLFKLLRGHSPFRQHKTKDKHEIDRMTLTMNVELPDSFSPELKSQLEGLLQRDVTKRLGCLGRGAHEVKEHPFFKGIDWQQVYLQKYPPPLIPPRGEVNAADAFDIGSFDEEDTKGIKLLDSDQELYKNFPLVISERWQQEVAETVYEAVNADTEKNEARKRAKNKQLGHEEDYALGKDCIMHGYMLKLGNPFLTQWQRRYFYLFPNRVEWRGEGESRQNLLTMEQIVLVEDSQIKDKKCILLRIKGGKQFVLQCESDPEFVQWKKELTEAFTEAQKLLRRAPKVISKTRTAMVELSKPPLTHRNSNGL